From the genome of Candidatus Microthrix subdominans, one region includes:
- a CDS encoding DEDD exonuclease domain-containing protein, with the protein MRRPPAPPVQRSFDDLGSPLADVTFCIVDLETTGGQAGVDLITEVGAVKVRGGACLGTLQSLVNPGRAIPTNITVLTGITDAHVVRAPRIEAVLPAFLEFLGDAVLVGHNLRFDRSFLDAALTATGREPLTNRGVDTLALARRLMRSDVPDCKLGTLARVLRLPHQPSHRALDDALATADLLHVELERAASWGVTGLDDLIALPKMAGHPQAPKLALTDRLPRSPGVYLMRNAQNRVIYVGKATNLRSRVRSYFSTDTRRKVGRLLEECVRIDHRRTPSTLEAAVLEIRLIQALDPRYNRQGRPGKGGCWLTLTDEPYPRLVCARTPPANAAALGPLPSRKVGQHIAEAVGDAVPLRRCTTRLSVRGGPPRTTPCTAAQLGVTSCPCSGQVDDARYGDAVRAATLALSGQHRVVATPLTERMDRLAAEERFEEAAATRDRLAAYTSALRRSLRCATLRAPSLIRFSTPDGTTVELEFGVAVRWCDPDGSWRLGEAGPEPEPPTQALTKALADELSTVAAWIDRYADRCRLEHVGGVWASAWPPPPDVRPRPQGWNNQSRETARRSTAVG; encoded by the coding sequence ATGCGACGCCCGCCAGCGCCCCCGGTTCAACGGTCGTTCGACGATCTGGGTTCGCCACTCGCCGACGTCACCTTCTGCATCGTCGACCTGGAGACGACGGGCGGACAGGCCGGTGTCGACCTGATCACCGAGGTGGGGGCGGTCAAGGTGCGGGGCGGCGCCTGCCTGGGGACGCTCCAGTCGCTGGTCAACCCGGGTCGGGCCATCCCGACCAACATCACCGTGCTCACCGGCATCACCGACGCCCACGTCGTGCGGGCGCCGCGCATCGAGGCGGTGCTGCCGGCGTTCTTGGAGTTCCTTGGCGACGCGGTGCTCGTCGGCCACAACCTGCGCTTCGACCGCAGCTTCCTCGACGCCGCACTGACCGCCACCGGTCGTGAGCCGCTGACCAACCGAGGCGTCGACACGCTGGCGTTGGCACGTCGTTTGATGCGCAGCGACGTGCCCGACTGCAAGCTGGGCACCCTCGCCCGGGTGCTGCGCCTCCCCCACCAGCCGTCGCACCGGGCGCTCGATGATGCCCTGGCCACCGCCGACCTGCTGCACGTCGAACTCGAACGCGCTGCGTCGTGGGGGGTCACCGGGCTCGACGACCTGATCGCCCTACCCAAGATGGCCGGCCACCCCCAGGCGCCCAAGCTGGCCCTCACCGACCGCCTGCCCCGCTCCCCCGGCGTCTACCTGATGCGCAACGCCCAGAACCGGGTGATCTACGTGGGGAAGGCCACCAACCTGCGCTCGAGGGTGCGCAGCTACTTTTCGACCGACACCCGGCGCAAAGTCGGCCGCCTGCTCGAGGAATGCGTCCGCATCGACCACCGGCGCACCCCCTCCACCCTCGAAGCCGCAGTCTTGGAGATCCGCCTGATCCAGGCGCTCGACCCCCGCTACAACCGCCAGGGACGCCCGGGCAAAGGCGGGTGCTGGCTCACCCTGACCGACGAGCCCTACCCACGCCTCGTGTGTGCTCGAACGCCACCGGCCAACGCTGCCGCGCTGGGCCCGCTGCCGTCGCGCAAGGTGGGCCAACACATCGCCGAGGCGGTCGGCGACGCCGTCCCCCTGCGCCGCTGCACCACCCGCCTCTCGGTGCGCGGAGGTCCCCCCCGCACCACCCCCTGCACCGCCGCCCAGCTCGGGGTCACCTCCTGCCCGTGTTCCGGCCAGGTCGACGACGCCCGCTATGGCGACGCCGTTCGGGCCGCAACGCTGGCGCTCTCCGGTCAGCATCGGGTGGTGGCCACCCCGCTGACCGAGCGCATGGATCGCCTGGCCGCCGAGGAGCGCTTCGAGGAGGCTGCCGCCACCCGGGATCGCCTGGCCGCCTACACCTCGGCGTTGCGGCGCAGCCTGCGCTGCGCGACGCTTCGGGCCCCGTCGCTGATCCGATTCTCCACCCCCGACGGCACCACCGTGGAGCTGGAGTTTGGCGTGGCGGTGCGCTGGTGCGACCCCGACGGCTCGTGGCGCCTCGGCGAGGCCGGGCCAGAGCCCGAACCGCCCACCCAAGCACTCACCAAGGCGCTGGCCGACGAGCTGAGCACGGTGGCGGCGTGGATCGACCGTTACGCCGATCGGTGTCGCCTGGAACATGTCGGTGGCGTGTGGGCCTCAGCCTGGCCGCCGCCACCCGATGTTCGCCCCCGGCCGCAGGGTTGGAATAACCAAAGCCGCGAGACTGCGCGCCGTTCCACCGCCGTAGGCTGA
- the ectB gene encoding diaminobutyrate--2-oxoglutarate transaminase, with the protein MTNGAASGAATPGIYDRRESEVRSYCRSWPTEFVSATGSTQTDTAGRTYIDFFAGAGALSYGHNHPVIKEALIEFLAGDGVMHSLDTHTTTKRTFLETFERLVLEPRGLDYKVMFPGPTGTNAVESALKLARKATGRDSIISFTNAFHGMTLGSLAITGNAVKRSGAGVPLTNTVAMPFDSYVTDDSVDTIAFLDQYLTDGGSGVGLPAACILETVQAEGGINPASVRWIQRLAELCREHGILLIIDDIQVGCGRTGPFFSWEEMGIEPDIVCLSKSISGSGLPLALVLIKPRYDVWEPGEHNGTFRGNNSAFVTGTAALEHFWADDELTKQVDAKAALVTKHLEALAEAHPGVFEDVRGRGLIQGIECLDPEMAGRIAAEAFDRGLLIETAGFNSQVVKILPPLVIATELLEAGLHILEASVEAVVDAESAELLTRDPQTIGDRS; encoded by the coding sequence ATGACCAACGGTGCCGCTTCCGGCGCTGCGACGCCCGGCATCTACGACCGGCGCGAGTCTGAGGTGCGTTCCTATTGCCGTTCCTGGCCGACCGAGTTCGTCTCCGCAACGGGATCCACGCAGACCGACACCGCAGGTCGCACCTACATCGACTTCTTCGCCGGCGCCGGTGCCCTCAGCTACGGCCACAACCACCCGGTGATCAAGGAGGCACTGATCGAGTTCCTGGCGGGAGACGGGGTGATGCACAGCCTCGATACGCACACGACGACCAAACGCACGTTCCTCGAGACCTTCGAGCGGCTGGTCCTTGAGCCCCGCGGTCTCGACTACAAGGTGATGTTCCCCGGCCCGACCGGAACCAACGCCGTCGAGTCGGCGCTGAAGCTGGCCCGAAAGGCCACCGGCCGCGACTCGATCATCAGCTTCACCAACGCCTTCCACGGCATGACGCTGGGGTCGCTGGCCATCACGGGCAACGCAGTCAAGCGAAGCGGTGCAGGCGTGCCGCTGACCAACACGGTCGCCATGCCGTTCGACTCCTACGTCACCGACGACTCGGTCGACACGATTGCGTTTCTCGACCAGTACCTGACCGACGGCGGCAGCGGCGTCGGCCTTCCGGCCGCCTGCATCCTCGAGACCGTTCAGGCCGAGGGCGGCATCAACCCCGCATCGGTCCGCTGGATCCAGCGCCTGGCCGAGCTGTGCCGCGAGCACGGCATCCTGTTGATCATCGACGACATCCAGGTGGGCTGCGGCCGCACCGGCCCCTTCTTCTCCTGGGAGGAGATGGGCATCGAGCCCGACATCGTCTGCTTGTCCAAGTCGATCAGCGGCTCGGGCCTGCCCCTGGCCCTCGTGCTCATCAAGCCCCGCTACGACGTGTGGGAGCCGGGCGAGCACAACGGCACGTTCCGGGGCAACAACTCCGCCTTCGTCACCGGCACCGCCGCCCTCGAACACTTCTGGGCCGACGACGAGCTGACCAAGCAGGTCGACGCCAAGGCAGCATTGGTCACCAAACACCTCGAGGCGCTGGCCGAGGCTCACCCCGGCGTGTTCGAGGACGTGCGTGGCCGTGGCCTGATCCAGGGCATCGAGTGCCTCGACCCCGAGATGGCCGGCCGCATCGCCGCAGAGGCCTTCGACCGGGGCCTGCTGATCGAGACCGCCGGCTTCAACAGCCAGGTCGTCAAGATCCTGCCCCCGCTCGTCATTGCGACCGAACTACTCGAAGCGGGCCTGCACATCCTCGAGGCGTCGGTCGAGGCTGTCGTCGACGCCGAGAGTGCCGAGCTGCTCACCCGCGACCCACAGACGATTGGAGACCGCTCATGA
- the ectA gene encoding diaminobutyrate acetyltransferase, with product MRSDAQDMWALAEISVDPNSPYAYLMLGEFFSDTCAVAVFDDQLIGFVTGFRLPTDPETLFIWQIAVADSARGSGLGGRLLDEVANRPSPPRIRHLAATVTPDNEASDRLFRASADRWGAACEVEELFEDGDFPPGDHAPELRYRIGPL from the coding sequence GTGCGATCCGATGCGCAGGACATGTGGGCTCTGGCCGAGATCAGCGTTGACCCCAACTCGCCGTACGCCTACCTCATGCTGGGCGAGTTTTTCTCCGACACCTGCGCCGTCGCGGTCTTCGATGACCAGCTGATCGGTTTCGTCACGGGCTTCAGGCTTCCGACTGACCCCGAGACGCTCTTCATCTGGCAGATCGCAGTAGCCGACTCCGCCCGCGGCAGCGGCCTTGGTGGACGCCTGCTCGACGAGGTGGCCAATCGCCCCTCCCCTCCCCGGATCCGGCACCTGGCCGCCACCGTCACCCCGGACAACGAGGCTTCCGACCGACTGTTCCGGGCCTCCGCCGACCGCTGGGGCGCCGCGTGCGAGGTCGAAGAGCTCTTCGAAGACGGCGACTTTCCGCCCGGCGATCACGCGCCGGAACTCCGCTACCGCATCGGGCCGCTCTAA